Part of the Citrobacter sp. Marseille-Q6884 genome, GGGCTGCAGTTCGGCTTTTTGCTTGGCGGCTCTATTGTGGTGGAGAAAGTGTTCAACTGGCCAGGGCTCGGGCGGCTGTTAGTGGACTCGGTTGAAATGCGAGATTACCCGGTCATTCAGGCTGAGGTGCTGTTGTTTTCTCTGGAGTTTATTCTTATTAATTTAGTGGTGGATGTGCTCTACGCCGCCATTAATCCGGCTATCAGGTATAAGTAAGGATGCGATTTTTAAACTGGCGCCGACAGGCGATTTTAAATGCGATGCCCCTCGTTAAGCCAGAGCAGATCCGTACGCCGTGGCATGAGTTCTGGCGTCGCTTTCGTCGTCAGCATGTGGCGATGATCGCGGGGTTATTTGTGCTGGCTCTGATTCTGGTGGCGATTTTTGCCCGCTGGCTGACGCCATTTGATGCCGAGAACTACTTTGATTATGACCGCCTCAATGACGGGCCGTCGATGCTGCACTGGTTTGGCGTCGATTCGTTGGGCAGGGATATTTTCAGCCGCGTACTGGTCGGTGCGCAAATCTCGTTAGCGGCGGGGGTTTTTGCCGTCTTTATCGGCGCGGCGATAGGAACGGTTTTGGGCCTGCTGGCCGGCTATTACGAAGGCTGGTGGGATCGGCTGATTATGCGGGTTTGCGATGTGTTATTCGCTTTTCCGGGGATTTTGCTGGCAATTGCGGTGGTCGCGGTGCTGGGAAGCGGCATTGCGAACGTTATTATTGCGGTTGCTGTCTTCTCTATTCCCGCCTTTGCGCGTCTGGTGCGCGGAAATACGCTGGTGCTCAAGCAACAGACGTTTATTGAGTCGGCGCGCAGTATCGGTGCGAGCGATACCACCATCATTTTCAACCATATTCTGCCCGGAACGGTCTCCTCGATTGTGGTCTTTTTTACCATGCGTATCGGGACGTCGATTATTTCTGCGGCGAGTCTGTCATTCCTGGGATTAGGCGCACAACCGCCGACACCGGAGTGGGGAGCAATGCTTAACGAAGCGCGTGCCGATATGGTGATCGCGCCGCACGTAGCGATTTTCCCGGCGGTGGCGATATTTCTGACGGTGCTGGCGTTTAACTTACTGGGGGATGGGCTGCGCGACGCGCTGGATCCGAAGATTAAGGGATAACATGCAGGCCTGATAAGACACGTTTGCATCATTATCAGGCCAAATGCCCGGTGAACTCACCGGGCATTCAACACGTTAGACGCGAGAGCCCCACAGATCGTATTCGTCTGCGTTTTCGACCTTCACGCGGATAATATCGCCGGGTTTAACCGCCGTTTCGCCGTTCAGATAGACCGCGCCGTCGATTTCAGGTGCGTCTGCCATGCTACGACCAATGGCGCCTTCTTCGTCAACTTCATCAACGATGACCATGATTTCGCGACCCACTTTTTCCTGCAAGCGTTCAGCAGAGATCTGCTGCTGCAGTTGCATAAAGCGGTTCCAGCGCTCTTCTTTCACCTCTTCCGGGATTTGATCCGGCAGGTCATTCGCCGTTGCGCCTTCAACCGGGCTGTACTTAAAGCAGCCGACGCGATCCAGGCGCGCTTCTTTCAGGAAGTCGAGCAGCATCTGGAAATCTTCTTCTGTTTCACCCGGGAAACCGACAATAAATGTTGAGCGCAGGGTCAGCTCAGGGCAGATTTCACGCCACTGTTTAATGCGCGCTAATTGTCTGTCCACGGAGCCCGGGCGCTTCATCAGTTTAAGAATGCGCGGGCTGGCATGCTGCAGTGGGATGTCCAGATACGGCAGGATTTTACCTTCCGCCATCAGCGGAATAACGTCATCGACGTGTGGATACGGGTAAACATAGTGCAGACGGGTCCAGATCCCCAGTTTTGACAACTGTTCGCACAGGTCAACCATACTGGTTTTTACCGGCTCGCCGTTATGGAAACCGGTACGGTGCTTCACATCTACGCCGTAGGCCGACGTGTCCTGGGAGATCACGAGGATCTCTTTTACACCGGCATCCACCAGACGTTTGGCTTCGCTGAGCACATCGCCAATAGGACGGCTGACCAAATCGCCACGCATGGACGGAATGATGCAGAACGTGCAGCGGTGGTTGCAGCCTTCAGATATTTTCAGATAGGCATAGTGACGCGGGGTCAGTTTAACACCCTGTTCAGGAACCAGGCTCTGGAACGGATTGTGCTTCGGTTTGGGGACGTAATGGTGAACGTGTTCCAGAACCTGCTCGTAGCTGTGCGGTCCGGTGATTTCCAGTACCTTTGGGTGAACTTCACGGATCTGATCGACTTTCGCGCCCAGACAACCGGTGACAATCACCTTGCCGTTTTCGTTCAGTGCTTCACCAATCGCTTCCAGGGATTCCTGGACAGCACTGTCGATAAAGCCGCAGGTGTTAACGATAACCATATCCGCATCGTCGTAACTTGGCACAACATCATAACCTTCAGTGCGAAGTTCAGTCAGGATGCGCTCGGAATCGACGAGGTTTTTCGGACAACCTAGTGATATAAAACCAATTTTTGCCATTTTCTTATACTGTACATTGCTCGTAATCGGGGGATTATACAGATGCCTTCACACTACATCTATATCTGATGCGCATAAGACGCAGGGAATAAAGAGAAATACCCACAATTTGTGTATCCATCGCAAAAGGTGTTTAGCGAGTCTAATTCCGGCTTTAAGTGTCACTTCTTGGCTATAGAAATATATTGTCGTAAATTTATTTCGTCGAGCGTTAACAATGAGGTTAGATTTGAAAGATATTGTTTTACAGTCAAAACTTGAAATGGCTAAAACCCTTTATTCAAACGGTGTGAGTTTATATTATATTTCTCTCGCTACAGGTTTAAGTTGGCGTGTTTTAATGTCAGAATTAAATTATATTACCCGCCACGAAATCATCCTGAAAAAGTTTGACGCTCGCAAACCGAAATTTAAATAATTCATCTGTCTATGACTTATCCTATAATATTCTGAAAGGTAACGTTATATGTATATTTCGCCACTTCCGGTCACCGTAGATTCTGATGTCGATAAACTCAGAGATGATATTGCTAATAAACTGTTATTTACTATTGGCAAAGATCCCGCAATCGCCACGAAACGGGAGTGGTTAAATGCAACGCTGTATGCCGTACGAGACAGAATGGTGGAACGTTGGCACCGTTCCAATCGGGCGCAATTCTCTCAGGATGCCCGTCAGGTTTATTACCTGTCGATGGAGTTCTTAATTGGCCGCACCCTGTCGAATGCGCTGCTTTCATTGGGGATATACGATGAAGTTAACAGCGCGCTTGAAGCGATGGGACTTGAGCTGGAAGAGCTGATCGACGAAGAAAATGATCCGGGATTAGGCAATGGCGGCCTTGGGCGTCTGGCTGCCTGTTTCCTGGATTCATTGGCCACGCTGGGGCTACCGGGATGCGGGTACGGTATCCGTTATAACTACGGTATGTTCAAACAAAATATCGTTAATGGGGTGCAAAAGGAGTCTCTGGATTATTGGCTGGAGTATGGCAATCCATGGGAATTCAAACGGCACAACACGCATTATAAAGTGCGTTTCGGTGGCCGTGTTCAGCACGAAGGACGCAAAACCCGTTGGGTGGACACCGAGGATATTCTGGCCGTCGCGCACGATCAAATCGTGCCTGGTTATGCGACGGACACAACGAATACATTGCGTTTGTGGAATGTGCAGGTTAACAGCGAAGTGAATTCAGGCAACCTTCAACTGAATGATGATTTTGCTGTTGAGGTGGAAAACAAATACCACTTTGAAAGAATTTCGCGGGTGCTGTACCCGGACGACTCAACCGATGCTGGACGTGAACTGCGTTTGCGCCAGGCCTATTTTCTGGCATCCGCCACTATTCAGGACATTCTGAGCCGCCATTATCAGCTCCACAAAACCTACCATAATCTGGCAGATAAGATCGCTATCCATCTTAATGATACCCATCCGGTACTGGCGATCCCTGAACTGATGCGTTTGTTGATCGATCAGCATCAATATGCCTGGGACGATGCGTTTGATGTGACCTGTCAGATTTTCTCCTATACCAATCACACTCTGATGAGCGAGGCGCTGGAAACATGGCCGGTAGACATGTTGAGCCGAATTCTGCCCCGTCATTTACAAATTATTTTTGAAATTAACGATCGTTTTCTGAAATCCGTGAGTGAAAAGTATCTAGGTGAGAGTGATTTATTACAGCGTGTGTCGTTAATTGATGAGACGAATGGGCGCGTAGTGCGCATGGCCTGGCTGGCCGTTGTGGTCAGTCACAAAGTGAATGGCGTGTCGGCATTACATTCAAAGTTGATGACGGAATCACTGTTTGCGGATTTTGCGCGTATTTTCCCGCTGCGTTTTACCAATGTGACGAATGGCGTTACGGCGCGTCGTTGGCTGGCGCTGGCTAATCCGCCGCTCGCCCGAGTGCTG contains:
- the gsiD gene encoding glutathione ABC transporter permease GsiD, with translation MRFLNWRRQAILNAMPLVKPEQIRTPWHEFWRRFRRQHVAMIAGLFVLALILVAIFARWLTPFDAENYFDYDRLNDGPSMLHWFGVDSLGRDIFSRVLVGAQISLAAGVFAVFIGAAIGTVLGLLAGYYEGWWDRLIMRVCDVLFAFPGILLAIAVVAVLGSGIANVIIAVAVFSIPAFARLVRGNTLVLKQQTFIESARSIGASDTTIIFNHILPGTVSSIVVFFTMRIGTSIISAASLSFLGLGAQPPTPEWGAMLNEARADMVIAPHVAIFPAVAIFLTVLAFNLLGDGLRDALDPKIKG
- the rimO gene encoding 30S ribosomal protein S12 methylthiotransferase RimO — encoded protein: MAKIGFISLGCPKNLVDSERILTELRTEGYDVVPSYDDADMVIVNTCGFIDSAVQESLEAIGEALNENGKVIVTGCLGAKVDQIREVHPKVLEITGPHSYEQVLEHVHHYVPKPKHNPFQSLVPEQGVKLTPRHYAYLKISEGCNHRCTFCIIPSMRGDLVSRPIGDVLSEAKRLVDAGVKEILVISQDTSAYGVDVKHRTGFHNGEPVKTSMVDLCEQLSKLGIWTRLHYVYPYPHVDDVIPLMAEGKILPYLDIPLQHASPRILKLMKRPGSVDRQLARIKQWREICPELTLRSTFIVGFPGETEEDFQMLLDFLKEARLDRVGCFKYSPVEGATANDLPDQIPEEVKEERWNRFMQLQQQISAERLQEKVGREIMVIVDEVDEEGAIGRSMADAPEIDGAVYLNGETAVKPGDIIRVKVENADEYDLWGSRV
- a CDS encoding glycine cleavage system protein T, whose amino-acid sequence is MKDIVLQSKLEMAKTLYSNGVSLYYISLATGLSWRVLMSELNYITRHEIILKKFDARKPKFK
- the glgP gene encoding glycogen phosphorylase, which gives rise to MYISPLPVTVDSDVDKLRDDIANKLLFTIGKDPAIATKREWLNATLYAVRDRMVERWHRSNRAQFSQDARQVYYLSMEFLIGRTLSNALLSLGIYDEVNSALEAMGLELEELIDEENDPGLGNGGLGRLAACFLDSLATLGLPGCGYGIRYNYGMFKQNIVNGVQKESLDYWLEYGNPWEFKRHNTHYKVRFGGRVQHEGRKTRWVDTEDILAVAHDQIVPGYATDTTNTLRLWNVQVNSEVNSGNLQLNDDFAVEVENKYHFERISRVLYPDDSTDAGRELRLRQAYFLASATIQDILSRHYQLHKTYHNLADKIAIHLNDTHPVLAIPELMRLLIDQHQYAWDDAFDVTCQIFSYTNHTLMSEALETWPVDMLSRILPRHLQIIFEINDRFLKSVSEKYLGESDLLQRVSLIDETNGRVVRMAWLAVVVSHKVNGVSALHSKLMTESLFADFARIFPLRFTNVTNGVTARRWLALANPPLARVLDENIGHTWRTKLLQLGELKQYIDYPSVNEAVRRAKRENKQRLAHHIATRFGVVVNPDALFDVQVKRIHEYKRQLMNVLHVITRYNRIKAAPDADWVPRVNIFAGKAASSYYMAKQIIRLINDVAQWVNNDPQIGGKLKVVFIPDYSVSLAQLIIPAADLSEQISLAGTEASGTSNMKFGLNGALTIGTLDGANIEMREYVGEDNIFIFGNTAQEVETLRREGYDPRTLFEKDAELHQVLTQIGTGVFSPQEPARYRNILDSLINFGDHYQVLADYRRYVDCQDAVDELYRHPREWTTKTMHNIANMGYFSSDRTVQEYADHIWRIAKIHV